The following DNA comes from Carassius auratus strain Wakin unplaced genomic scaffold, ASM336829v1 scaf_tig00216128, whole genome shotgun sequence.
ATGAACATTGTCTTATGCTCATTTATGCAAGCTCGAAGCAATTAGGGAGCAAGTGTACCCCTTGATGATCTGGGTTCCTGTCATTCAACTAGAACTAGACAAACTGGCGTGCCAATTTTGTGTCTGGTTTTTAAGATGAAGAACATCTTCCAATACAGTTTCTGACAGTCTTCTTTATActctttgacctttgaccctaaCAGACTCATATGTGATGCAGTTTGAGGGGGATGACATGGTGGCGTATTCATTCCCACGGGGTAGAATGAGGACACTTCAGGACCGCTACGCTTTAAACTTTAAGACCTTGGAGAAGGACGGTATTCTCCTGCACAGTGAAGGTCTGCAGGGAGACTCCATTACCCTGGAGCTAAAGACTGGACGCCTCTACTTACATATCAGTCTGGGTAATGATcacaaatctatctatctgtctatcgttCTAACTGCAATCACAGGCCATGTATTTCTGCTCTTTTTCAGGGAGTAGCACTGTCCATAACACCAATGGGATGACCACAATGATGCTGGGAAACCTGCTGGACACTCAGCACTGGCACTATGTCACCATCAAGCGCTACGGACGAGAGGTCAATTTCACCCTGGACAGCCAGACAGAGACTGCTATCCTCAACGGAGAGTTCCAGTACCTTGATCTGGACAAACAGGTGTTATGTTGGATTAAACACATAGACTATTGATGCACACTTGACTAAATGACACACATTTGTTCAGAAGATTTAAATGTAGAATCAATGTTCCCTGCATCCTGATCACAGCAATTATCCATTTCTCTTTAGATTTATGTTGGTGGCGTGATTGAGAAAGACGTGCCCCATCTGCCTGGTAAGGTCAACTTCCGTGGCTGCATGGAAAACGTATTTATCAATGGAATCAATATCATCTCCAAGACACAGTATCAGGAGCCTGAAATTCGACTAGCTCCTAAAAAGGTATGCTATGATTTCTTTACATTCACACTACCAACAGCAAGAGCATAGTGTGGGTGAATTATTAAGAGATGAAGAATCACTTATTTTTAGGGTATTATATGTAATTTCCACACCTAAAATAAATTTTACAGTCCCAGTATAAATCAAGCTAAAAGGCTTCTCTACAGTGGCCGtccttcacaaaacttaacatctGCCACAGTTTGATCATAggtagaatgcaaaatgtttcagtaCAAGCATTtcattcaaatgttatttatacaatatttcaaacctttaacccaGGGAAGAAAATCAACCTGTCGCAACAGATTAAAATCAGTCCAAATCGTGGAATAAAAAAGCAGATCTGGCAACCCTGCATCCAACACGAGCGGCATCCAAAGTGATTTAAATACTCGGCTTATTGATATCGGCTACCTGATGTGCGaaaattatatgcaatattataatGTCTGCATGAGCACACAGTAGCTAATGGTCAGAAATTCAGCGGGAGCGGGATTAAGAAAACAGCGTGCATGGCTCTAACACAAAAACGCACACAATGAATGGCGACTGTAGAAAGGAGAAGCCGAATCCCAGACATTTTGGGACAATATAGAAATCCAAGctggatgcatttttttttttaaagaggacaTGTCCGGGGAAAAGAGGCGTATGGTCATCCTACATATTATGTCACATTTGGATGACAATTGTATtgcttttgaaaaatatttgtaatattcatTTGTACATTTCCATCTTCTCTTCTGCCTTTCTTCAGAAAAAGATGCTTTATACCTGCCGGGATCTCCTCTGGAAGCCCATGACCTTTGCAGGACCGAACAACTACCTGCAGCTCCCCGGCTTCTTCCGGAAGAACCGTCTGGCAGTGAAGTTTAAGTTTCGCTCATGGGACTACACAGGGTTACTGATGTTCACCAGGTTTGCAGATGAGTTGGGCTCTCTGGAGCTGGGCCTCAGTGAAGGACAAGTCAACGTCACTCTAATGCAGCCTGGAAACAAGAGATTACGCTTCGCTGCAGGTATGATCGAGGACTGTGTCCATAGTTTTCATTATGACACTTTGAACTCTGTTTCTATAAGAGAGGACTGAACAGAGCCCTTTAAGACCAAGAGTTTAGCAGAACCAACACCAGATATAATAGATACAGTACAGTAAATATTATCCTATTTCGCCTTGTCTCAGGGTACCGTCTCAATGACGGCTTCTGGCACACAGTAGACCTGACCGCCAAAGACAACTTATTAACGATCACTATAGATGAAGATGAAAGCTCACCACTGAAGATCACCAACCCCTTCATGGTTCGTACAGGAGATCGCTATTTCTTCGGGGGTAAGTAACAGAATCTAAGGAGGATTAGTCTGTTATGATTCAATGCCACATGACTAAAACGGAGTCTGTAAAACTGCCTCAAAAATCACTGTGAAACAATGTTAGTGTTTGCaatattatgtatatttcatGTTATACATAAATATGCATATGCCATAAATGCTAATGTTTCTAATCTATACTAAATGTGAATGCATTCAGTGCCTTTCAGTTGCATAGCAGATAACTCGATTAATTTTCCACGTCTGATGTGCTGCAGGTTGTCCTAAGACCAATAACACGGCACGCTGTGTGACCAAGCTGTCTCGCTTCCATGGCTGCATGCAGCAGATCTTTATAGATGATGAGCCGGTGGATATAGATGTCATGCTGCAGAGGAAATGGGGCAGATATGCCGAAATCCTGCTGGGCACCTGCGGAATCACTgataggtgtgtgtttgtgtggttggGCTTTGCCAACACTGTCCTCGAAATTAAAGAAGGATGTAAAATACAGAATGGCTTCTGTTGGAGAGAAGTACACTTGTAGGACATATCAGTAGCTCAGctctataaaaacaatatatatcaaTGGGAAGTCACCACCATGATGTGAAAACtagcatgcatgtgtgtgataTGAGTTgagtttaagtgtttatttctTACGTCAAAGTCTAATGCCTTGATCTGTAATAGGCAAACAGGATGAACATAATAAGAAAAatgtaagtgaaaaaaaaacccaGTACAAATAGCTAAACAGTCCTTAATATAGATTTACTTTAGAAGCTATAAATGACTTCTTTAGTCTAATCAACATGATCTGAAACCAGAAAACATCTGTCAGTGGGGTAGGACAATAATCTTGTTTTGCcttcaaattattaatattttcacaaGATTTTGTATCTTGATTTACATAAGTATTCATACTGGATtggattacaaaataaaaatacaaatacattttttttccaaagtgtcagttattgtcaaaaatattattaataacaataatacaaacatACAATCATATAAATACTCATAAAAGAGAAACAAAGCCTCACAAAGGAGAAAAACTAGATGGATTAATCACTGATAAATCATAAgatgattaaattataaaaataacaacagttTTTTGGTTTTGAGCTTAGAATATAACCCTCAGGTTGATTCATCTCGTATTAGTGTCACCTGCAAATCATATTTTGTTCAATAGGCAACAACAGTATTGGCAAGAAAACATGACATGCCCAATGTAATATCTTGAGACGTGCATTATTAAAATGTCGACCGTctcttgttgtttttatttttttcacagatgcAGTCCAAACCCTTGTGAACATGAAGGCAGGTGTATTCAGTCCTGGAATGACTTCCTGTGTGTGTGCAACAACACCGGCTACAAGGGGGAAGTTTGTCATAACTGTGAGTGTCCTTCATTGAGGAGATTCCTCTGTATtgactttttgttggtaaaacaTGAGAATCAAGCCTCTCTCTGTCATCTCAGCGGTCTACAGGGAGTCATGTGAGGCCTACAGACTGAACGGGAAGTACTGGTCAGGCAACTACACCATAGATCCAGATCTGAGCGGACCACTCAAGCCTTTCACCGTCTACTGCAATATGTGTATGTATGAAGTAAAACTGAAGCAATTTAGAAAGATTTTTCACAACATGCTGAGGTTTATCCTATAATATTTTCAGTGCAAAAATCATGGACTGTTATTGAGCACAACCGCATGAAAAGCACCAAAGTGAGCGGCTCCACCATGGATCGACCGTATATTGGGGACCTCCAGTATGTAAATGCATCGTGGGATGAAGTCACTGCCCTAGCAAACACATCTTTATACTGCGAACAGTGGATTGAGTTCTCCTGCTACAAGTCACGCCTCCTCAACACTCCAGGTAAGTTCAAAAGCTTAGTCACTCTAAGTATGTGATTAGACTCCTGCACTACGTTCCATACATTCTGTAGCTATATGAAATATTCAGTGTAAAGTTTTACTCATTATTCACTGAAATCCTCATTATTAACTCATTATGTGCTGAAATTCTTAATCTCTTGCAATCACCAGCATTCACAAGACAATTAGCAATGACCAATTAatgaacaaattatatttttgagcTGAATCAGTTAATGCAGTACACAAAATCTGGTCTGGTTCTGGAGTTCAACTTACTGATTCAAAATCTAGTCATAGCAGTTGACAGCTCACTAGACGTATATAGTAAATACAGTATTTGAGTTAGCAATGACTTATGCCTTGAAAACACAGGGAATAATGATAGATTTatgatgtttcttctttaattgcatatatatatatatatatatatatatatatatatatatatatatatatatatatatatactgtatatatatatatatatatatatatttggtgctTGACATCCCCAATCctaattcactttcattatattgaaaagagTGGAAATTGTGTTCGTCAACAACCTATTGCATTCCACAgtaaaaatgaatgtatttaaatgttgtgTTACAGTGTACTCTATATGCAGCCATCACTATGTATCTAAAATATAGCATAGTAGAATAAGAAGGAACTATAGCTGTGAATTTTAGATGTCTGTTAAAGTATTGATCTTAGCTAGGATCTTAAGGCAATCAGTGCAAAAACACTCGATGGTCTGACTCAGCTGAACTGCAAGGAGCTTGCACGTAATTAGTGTCACTGACCTTCTCAGCCTTTTTCTCTGCTGAGTAACTATAGGACTCGTATCAGTCAGCCTTTACCATTGAAATGAGTTTACGTAGTAGGGGCCAGTTGTCATGGTTCCCTGCTTTGTGAGACTGACTTGCCCACAGTAGGAATGCACTGAGTGtttctttggttttatttattgttgtaaacAGGTGGACGGCCTTACACTTACTGGATTGGTCGGCATAATGAGAGTCATGAATACTGGGGAGGAGCTTTCCCTGAAAGTGGGAAATGTGGATGTGCTGTCAATCAAACTTGCACTGACTCCAAGTACTGGTGCAACTGTGACGCGGACTACCGCCAATGGTgagaatgaataaacaaatcaaaactgttttttattatctAAGCATGCCTTTTATGATGTCTCTATGGtggtgttttatattatattgaagaTAGAAAATAAATGGACCTCAGGGAAgttttattttgcaaataatttcaaataaatgctgctctttctaTTAAacaatgaatcctgaaaaaaaaatgtgtctcagTTTCTTCAAAATTGAGAAGTGCAGtgcaataataagaaatgctatCCAAATCAACATGTTAATATAAATGAAGACCAGAGTAATggggctgaaaattcagctttgacatcaaaggcataaatgccattttaaaatatattcaaatagaaaacagttattctaaattgtaataatatttcacattactactatatttttaatcaaataaatgcagccttggtgagcataggagaATTCCTTCAAAAACCAAAGAAATACATCTaatcaaccccaaacttttgaacagtagtgtataaatgCAAGCTAAATATTTACTTTGAAAGGCTGATTTCCGTTCACCAGGCACTCAGATAAGGGCTACCTGTCGTTCCGAGACCACCTGCCTGTCAGGAGGATTGTCATAGGAGACACGAACCGCACAGGTTCAGAGGCGCGCTACAGTGTTGGGGCACTGTACTGCCATGGAGACAGTGAGTAAATGGATGAAAAGTCTGTCTAAATAATAAGAAGATCCTTTCTGACGTGTGAGTAAAGGGAAATGTACAATCATTTGATATATCACAAGATAAAACTTTAAATGAGCCTATAGGGGCATTATTTTGATGGTTGACCGAACATatatttaccaaataaataaagaaatgaacaTAAAATGTTGATTTGAGTAATGTATATTTGCACTGATTTGCTGTTGGGAAATCCTTTTCTTAGGGAGTATCTGGCACACTATAGCGTTCACCAAGCCCACCTATCTGTCGTTCCCCACCTTCAAGCCCGGGACCAGTGCTGACATCACGTTCCACTTCAGGACCTACCGAACTAACGGAGTGTTTGTGGAAAGCTCAGATGACCACCTGCGTAATTTCTTACGAATTGAACTCAATTGTGAGTGCTGTTTCCATGGCTGAGGGACTGTAAATCCCATTGAAAAGCctaaaaatatatgctgtatatcaACTGATATCATCTGATGTCTCCTTTTCACAGCTACAACTgaggtgattttcattttcatggtgGGTGATGGGATTAGAAACGTGACCCTGCGCTCTCCTAAACCTCTCAATGATAATGAATGGCATTACGTGGAAGCTGAAATCAATGTGAAATTGGCACGTCTCAAGGTTGATTTCCTGCCTCCGGCCATTCACAAGTTTCCGGGCCAAACCTACATCACTATGAAGTTCACACAACCACTGCTCGTAGGTAAGAATCACAGAGCTGGAGTTTCTAGCAGAGTTCATATGAAAACATTGCTTTAAGCAGTTGATACCATGCACTGTATTCAGGGGCAGCCAATCACACCTTAAGGCCTTTTCTGGGTTGTCTGCGTGGGCTGAGGATGAACGGGGTGCCTGTGGATTTGGAGGGTAAGGTTGACGAGAGGGCTGGCATACGTAGGAACTGCACCGGAGCGTGTCTGAATGCCTCCATACCGTGTCGAAATGGAGGCCAGTGCATTGATGGCTACGCTTCATACATCTGTGACTGCAATAACACAGCCTTCGACGGCTATTACTGTCATTTAGGTGAGTTAACACACATTTGCATTTGCTCTCTCACACTTATGATGACACAAATTGACATGGCACAAAACAGACTGCAGCCGTTTCATAATAAACATATGCAAATTTAAAATGATATCTTTTCATCcttatgttgaaaaaaaatactaattattacaaatgcattttaatttcatgAAACCGTGATTAGGAGATTTAAAGGATCAAAACTGATTCAAGTGACGCATGAAAAATTTGAGGAAACTGGTGCCTCTGAGAATCTGTTAAAGAGAGATTCACTggcttaaaaaaagagagagtgacAGATTTTAGCTTTTGGGTCCACTTTCCATTTTAAGCATCTAAATCCAGACTAACAGTGACGGATTTGTCTGTTCCGTGAATTAAACTGCATTGTTTTGATAATCTGTGGGAAAATTCAAGATCTTAGTCTTTGAgctgattttattttcttcagtaaatcttaatacactcacctaaaggatacATAATGTGCTCATCAGGTATAATAACTTATTATTAACTTcttttactaaaatattatacaaaCTGTTACAAGTCTATTCTTTTCAAGTCTAAAGAAATGTTATTAAGACAAACTTTTTCTATCAAGTCCATTTTTATTTACCTAAAAACAAGTAACATCATCCTCACATGTGAGGATTGGCCGTGAGACATGACCTGACATAAACAGCACTGTGATCTCTGCTTGTGTCACATCCTTTTAGATATTGGGGCATTCTTCGACGTGGGAGCGTGGTTGCGGTATGACATCCGCAAAGAGCCGATTTCCTTTGATGCATGGTGGGCGAACTTTTGGATAGAGCCTCACTGGCACAACTTCACCCTCGGCTACAACACGACAACTGACGACATAGAGTTCAGCTTCAGCACTCTACAGGCCCCAGCTGTGCTGCTGTATATCAGCTCCTTCAGCAATGATTACATCGCCGTCCTGCTCAAGAAAgatggtaaacacacacacataatcacagCGAAGCATCCGAAACGTTAGCTTTAGCACTGATGTCACCACCGTTGCAGGGACTCTTTCGCTGAGATATCGGCTTGGGATAATAAGCTACAAATTTAAGCTGACTGACAGAAACATGGCCGACGGCTTCCCTCATTTCGTCAACATCACCCGACACAACTACACCATATGGACACAGGTAGGATCTCAAACTAGATCAAACTACATCTAGAGTTATAAGCATAGCAAAAGTGCACtgtttgtatgtgtatttgcACCTGGATCTAGGTGGATTACATGGATCCATGGATTGAGAAGTTAATACCGGGAGAGATTCCCAGATTTGATTCACCGAAGTCGATATTCTTGGGTCGAGTCATGGGTAAGATGAGCATATTGATCTTAACTTGTTGCCTGGGGATGAAAAGTTGCATTTAATAGACTGatctgatttattttctttttctagaGGTGGGAGGTGTCGACTACGAAATTCAGAGGCACAACAGTCCAGGTTTTATGGGCTGTATATCAGGGGTCCGATATAATATTTTTGCTCCACTGAAGGCTTACTTCCGACCCAATGTAACCAATCCACCGGTGACGACTCAAGGATATGTGGTGGAGTCTAACTGTGGGGCGTTTCCCCCTGTTTTAGGATATGTCCCTTGGGAGGATGACCCCTGGTTCACTGGCCTGTGTAAGATTACATATCCTGACATTCGCATGATTGCCTTctaacatacactaccatttaaatgttgttgttggggttttttttggaaagaaattaatacttttattcagaaaggatacATCAAATTGATTTTGTaaaatcacatgacactgaagaatggagtaatggctgctgataattatatttcaaagtattactgtttttttttttcagatcagaTGAATGCAGTTAGATGCAAGACTAAATGcaagacttctttcagaaacatttaaaatctgacgTCGAAACATTTGATTAGTAGTGAATAAGTAAATAAGTGCAGGGTGAAGTAAAGAAGATATGGTCCAATGTATTTACTTTTAAgcaatttattagtgttttttacTAGTATAGTATATGATTATTGTACATTACACTGTGATTTAAAAGTTGGTTTTaaccctgtgttttttttttctttttagtcttTTATTACATTCATGATGATGTTACTCCTCCTTGGATGACACGTAAGTTTACAGTCACACTCATTTTATTATCTTGTAGCgccattttttttattcctgtcaGATTTCCACCATCCTCCTAATAAAAGTGGcaaaattctttttttatgtatttactatTCTGTTCTTCTTGCTTTTCTTTGTCTTTAATTCCTATTCAGCATGTCAGGCAGTACTGCGAATCATGCTGATCTTCTGTTTGTGATGCTAAAACCTGTTTTTAAAATCCTCTTAATTTGCAGAAGACAGGATTAGGGAACATTCATGGGAATATAAGCTTCTGCATAAAGACGATCTTCTACACGTGACAGAAATTTGGTATAATCAGTGATAATACGTCATATAcgcataatatactgtatgtggaaTAAATCAAGGTGTAATCAGATCTTTACAAATGaccatatttcaaaatatgtcaCTGTTACATTAACctgttaattttatttgttgtaaatgttttacagagCTTCTATTATAATACTAATGCGataatttcaaaaattaaatactCGTCaagacaatacaaaaataaattttttctaAATGAACACTAACATTTTCCTAAAGAAATTTATCAGAATCCTTGCTCATCATTTGCAATTATTCATCATTGCTTCACTCAAATCCTCTTTTTTCTGTCTGATTGTCATCTCTTTTCTAGGACAAACAAGACTTGTTtctcccacatacacacacacacatacatacacacacacacacacacttaatccTCCTTACCAGAGGAAGCAGTTCTCACAGCAAAACAGAAAATCTACAAGATGTCAAGATGTTAAAagaacaattctgtcatcatttgctgactcatgttgttccaaacctgtgtactgttattttgtggaacacacacacaaacacacacacacacacagaaaaaaaaagaattttgaagAATCCTTATGGCGCTCTTTTCCATAATAACAATAGTGACCACCTCAAATGTTGGTACATTTTGGATTTttggaaatcataaaataatccaTATCAGTTTGGTTGCATGAAAACTctccatttgtgtttcaaagagaAAAATATGACAGTAAAACAGGTTTGGAATAGTAAATGATGccgaaaatgttattttttttggctgaactaacactttaaagcTTATGAGTACATTTGCGCTGACAGTCAGCAGTCTCTCCTTTCAATTCTGCAACATGATACAAATTATGTTTAAGCCATCATTTGCAGACGGCTCAACTAGAGCAGCGTAAGAGTATTAAGCTTAATGCTAACAactgctctctctgtctctgtgtcttttCTCCACAGTAATCGTGACAGTTTCTCTGATGCTGCTCTTCCTGATCCTGTACGGCCTCTACATTTACCTGTACAGGTATAAAGGCAGTTACCACACTAATGAACCCAAGCAGCTGGAGTCCCCCAGCTCCTCTCGACCCCTCACTGATACTCTGCGCAAGGATAGAAAGAACATGCCGGAAATACAGGAGGAAAGTCCCAATGAATAACACAGACTGAGAAAAAGAGAGGAGTGCTGGTGATTATGAGGGAGGTACATGGTGAAGACTGAGGAATGAGTTGCTAatctgatttttgttttgttttgtttttatgtatcgTTTGCCTTTATGGTaatgtaactatatttatttttct
Coding sequences within:
- the LOC113097164 gene encoding contactin-associated protein 1-like → MDIKILAPSLLLFLAFQHCSSRPCLDPLISPLYASSFHASSRYNFFYSAHFAKLYGSSGWSPSPRDRQPWMQIDLGRKYRIMAIATQGTFNSYDWVTKYMLLYGDRFDAWTPYVMKGGNMTLPGNWNYYQVKRNVFHYAFTAKHLRIYPMGWNTENGGKIGLRVEFYGCPYDSYVMQFEGDDMVAYSFPRGRMRTLQDRYALNFKTLEKDGILLHSEGLQGDSITLELKTGRLYLHISLGSSTVHNTNGMTTMMLGNLLDTQHWHYVTIKRYGREVNFTLDSQTETAILNGEFQYLDLDKQIYVGGVIEKDVPHLPGKVNFRGCMENVFINGINIISKTQYQEPEIRLAPKKKKMLYTCRDLLWKPMTFAGPNNYLQLPGFFRKNRLAVKFKFRSWDYTGLLMFTRFADELGSLELGLSEGQVNVTLMQPGNKRLRFAAGYRLNDGFWHTVDLTAKDNLLTITIDEDESSPLKITNPFMVRTGDRYFFGGCPKTNNTARCVTKLSRFHGCMQQIFIDDEPVDIDVMLQRKWGRYAEILLGTCGITDRCSPNPCEHEGRCIQSWNDFLCVCNNTGYKGEVCHNSVYRESCEAYRLNGKYWSGNYTIDPDLSGPLKPFTVYCNMLQKSWTVIEHNRMKSTKVSGSTMDRPYIGDLQYVNASWDEVTALANTSLYCEQWIEFSCYKSRLLNTPGGRPYTYWIGRHNESHEYWGGAFPESGKCGCAVNQTCTDSKYWCNCDADYRQWHSDKGYLSFRDHLPVRRIVIGDTNRTGSEARYSVGALYCHGDRSIWHTIAFTKPTYLSFPTFKPGTSADITFHFRTYRTNGVFVESSDDHLRNFLRIELNSTTEVIFIFMVGDGIRNVTLRSPKPLNDNEWHYVEAEINVKLARLKVDFLPPAIHKFPGQTYITMKFTQPLLVGAANHTLRPFLGCLRGLRMNGVPVDLEGKVDERAGIRRNCTGACLNASIPCRNGGQCIDGYASYICDCNNTAFDGYYCHLDIGAFFDVGAWLRYDIRKEPISFDAWWANFWIEPHWHNFTLGYNTTTDDIEFSFSTLQAPAVLLYISSFSNDYIAVLLKKDGTLSLRYRLGIISYKFKLTDRNMADGFPHFVNITRHNYTIWTQVDYMDPWIEKLIPGEIPRFDSPKSIFLGRVMEVGGVDYEIQRHNSPGFMGCISGVRYNIFAPLKAYFRPNVTNPPVTTQGYVVESNCGAFPPVLGYVPWEDDPWFTGLFFYYIHDDVTPPWMTLIVTVSLMLLFLILYGLYIYLYRYKGSYHTNEPKQLESPSSSRPLTDTLRKDRKNMPEIQEESPNE